Proteins co-encoded in one Bos taurus isolate L1 Dominette 01449 registration number 42190680 breed Hereford chromosome X, ARS-UCD2.0, whole genome shotgun sequence genomic window:
- the LOC112445065 gene encoding germ cell-less protein-like 1: MGAVNSQMPSNRVGHAPEEPGAPEGEEEAEEVAVAVIEEGEESEEARPTTSQGRHKRKTGPEGQLTKAPHRKRAKDRLESVYKTLFLRGEGSDVQIRALGKEWNLHKVYLCRSGYFASMFSGAWRETTMDTVELQMPDENIDREALHEALGSLYRNSVLIPPGRVVPMLATASMLQLDKLIQQCGEIMKETVSDQTVCSYYCSAESYGLQNIRAMCLQWLLDNLMTQHSEELLREVSLDLMKEVIASSELFVMEVEMDVYTTLKKWMFLQLQPTWRGPRRDLLPDADSWFARSRQESEGTPFLETEQGRAFVPAFQQLRLAYMICDLPSARIIDQDALIPATWLTPVYKEQWLALLRAEQTRDLGPVDVFESDLQRTSMRCGGQLLRDKQCTWRWAGFNVGWDLVVCYANRRIIFKRSVLNKSCGLGVSLLWQRKVAFRLRLASLDRAGRAIFRKETELQVLSLGKDEELEVVNLENEDVVFPIYVTCNFLYLPREGRFPE; the protein is encoded by the coding sequence ATGGGAGCAGTCAACAGTCAGATGCCCTCGAACAGAGTGGGGCATGCCCCAGAGGAGCCAGGTGCCcctgagggggaggaggaggccgAGGAGGTAGCAGTGGCAGTGatagaggaaggggaggagagcgAAGAGGCCAGACCCACCACTAGCCAAGGGCGCCACAAGCGGAAGACAGGCCCAGAAGGGCAGCTCACAAAAGCGCCTCACAGGAAGCGAGCAAAAGACCGTTTAGAGTCCGTTTATAAGACACTTTTtctgagaggagaagggagtgacgtGCAGATCCGTGCCTTGGGGAAGGAGTGGAACTTGCACAAGGTCTACTTGTGCCGGTCAGgatactttgctagcatgttcAGTGGTGCGTGGCGTGAGACAACCATGGATACTGTAGAGTTGCAGATGCCTGACGAGAACATTGATCGTGAGGCACTGCACGAGGCTTTAGGTTCCCTGTACCGAAACTCTGTGCTCATCCCACCCGGTCGAGTGGTCCCCATGCTGGCCACAGCCAGCATGCTGCAGCTGGACAAGCTGATTCAGCAGTGCGGAGAGATAATGAAGGAGACGGTCAGTGATCAGACCGTGTGCAGCTACTACTGCTCTGCTGAGAGCTACGGACTGCAGAACATCAGGGCCATGTGTCTTCAGTGGCTGCTGGACAACCTGATGACCCAGCATAGTGAGGAGTTATTGAGAGAAGTTAGCCTGGATCTCATGAAAGAGGTCATTGCCTCTTCAGAGCTCTTCGTGATGGAGGTAGAGATGGATGTGTACACGACGCTGAAAAAGTGGATGTTCCTGCAGCTGCAGCCGACATGGAGAGGCCCCCGCAGAGACCTACTGCCTGACGCCGACTCGTGGTTTGCCAGGTCCAGGCAGGAGTCAGAGGGCACCCCTTTCCTGGAGACCGAGCAGGGCAGAGCCTTCGTGCCAGCGTTCCAGCAGCTGCGGCTTGCCTACATGATCTGCGACCTGCCGTCAGCACGCATCATCGACCAGGATGCACTGATCCCTGCCACGTGGCTGACCCCAGTGTACAAAGAGCAGTGGCTTGCCCTCCTCCGGGCTGAGCAGACCAGAGACCTCGGGCCCGTGGATGTCTTCGAGTCCGACCTCCAGAGGACCAGCATGCGGTGCGGGGGCCAGCTCCTCAGGGATAAGCAGTGCACCTGGCGGTGGGCAGGCTTCAACGTCGGCTGGGACTTGGTGGTGTGCTATGCCAACCGGCGCATCATTTTCAAGCGCAGCGTGCTGAACAAGTCTTGCGGTCTCGGGGTCAGCTTACTCTGGCAGAGAAAGGTCGCGTTCCGCTTGCGCCTGGCCTCCTTGGACAGGGCTGGAAGAGCCATTTTCCGGAAGGAGACAGAACTCCAGGTGCTTTCCCTGGGAAAGGATGAAGAGCTAGAGGTGGTGAATCTGGAGAACGAAGATGTGGTTTTCCCCATATATGTGACCTGTAATTTCCTGTACCTCCCCAGAGAGGGGCGTTTCCCTGAGTGA